From a region of the Candidatus Omnitrophota bacterium genome:
- a CDS encoding PEP/pyruvate-binding domain-containing protein: MISTGIKGLDKVITGLRAGDNVVWQIDDIEDYVELVKPFVDQALLEDKKVIYIRFASHKELLESSAKIKRYDLKPSIGFESFATELNQIITKEGQGAYYVFDCLSELLSAWASDLMIGNFFMVTCPYLYELKTLTYFSILRNSHSFKSIAQIRETTQLLMDVYRCRGSFYIHPLKVWNRYTPTMFLPHQREDDRWTPIADSINAVEILSHISEKGLESAKRNLDYWDRLFLEADELIKVRPAKEKISDIVKKICSLMISKNEKIMSLAVNNLSLAELIDIKSRLIGTGFIGGKSAGMLLARKMLSEKLPDWPKLSEPHDSFYIGSDIFYSYIVQNRWWKLRMQQRGEEGYFSIAKILKDKMLYGTFSEEIREHFQQIIEYFGSSPIIIRSSSLLEDGFGNAFAGKYESIFLANQGSPEQRYLMFAEAVRKIYASTMSEDALVYRKQRGLDKLDEQMALLIQRVSGAHHDCCFFPDLAGVGVSHNTHVWNKDIDPKAGMLRVVFGLGTRAVNRVEGDYPRMVALDDPLRRPYAEKDDLRKFSQHEVDVINTKNNSFETISFNDLARSNIYNDLNRMAVKDYEATEMMRGRNLKDKDYWILTLDKAFSKSKLANSFKKILELLEKSYNYPVELEFTVNFTEDDLFKINVLQCRPLQTVGIGKRVRMPKKILKTDIFFESQGYFFGGNISHKVERIIYIDPEGYNKLVLSDKYEIARVVGRLNRNLTDREQFYTLLIGPGRWGTTTPSLGVPVKFAEINNIAVLAEVAFSAGNLMPELSFGTHFFQDLVETSIFYIALFPENKGVIFNKSWLIEHDNLLAKLVPGSAKYKDIISVYDLSSEDLRIISDVTSQRVICFFSKKETSS; this comes from the coding sequence ATGATAAGTACGGGAATAAAAGGTTTGGATAAAGTAATTACCGGGTTACGAGCTGGTGACAATGTTGTTTGGCAAATTGATGATATAGAAGACTACGTTGAGCTGGTTAAGCCTTTTGTTGATCAGGCTTTGCTTGAGGATAAGAAGGTTATCTATATCCGTTTTGCTTCACATAAAGAGTTACTAGAATCTTCAGCTAAGATAAAGCGATATGATCTTAAACCTTCGATTGGTTTTGAGTCGTTTGCTACCGAATTAAATCAAATTATTACTAAAGAAGGCCAGGGCGCTTATTATGTTTTTGATTGCCTTTCAGAGTTGCTCTCGGCTTGGGCCAGTGATTTAATGATTGGTAATTTTTTTATGGTAACTTGTCCTTATCTTTACGAACTTAAAACTTTAACTTATTTTTCGATATTACGTAATAGTCATTCTTTTAAGTCGATAGCTCAAATACGAGAAACCACACAACTGCTTATGGATGTCTATCGCTGTCGGGGAAGTTTTTATATCCATCCGTTGAAAGTTTGGAATCGGTATACACCGACAATGTTTCTTCCGCATCAAAGAGAAGATGATCGCTGGACACCAATTGCCGACAGCATTAATGCGGTAGAAATACTTTCTCATATTAGCGAAAAGGGCCTTGAAAGCGCAAAGCGAAATCTTGATTATTGGGATCGTTTATTTCTTGAAGCTGACGAACTAATTAAGGTCCGGCCGGCTAAGGAAAAAATATCCGATATTGTTAAGAAAATTTGTAGCTTGATGATAAGCAAAAATGAAAAAATTATGTCGTTGGCAGTGAATAATTTATCACTGGCTGAGTTAATTGATATAAAATCTCGCTTAATTGGAACTGGTTTTATCGGTGGTAAAAGCGCTGGTATGCTTTTGGCCCGTAAGATGCTTTCGGAAAAATTGCCGGATTGGCCTAAACTTTCAGAACCACACGATTCGTTTTATATTGGTTCAGATATATTTTATTCTTATATTGTGCAAAACCGCTGGTGGAAATTACGTATGCAGCAAAGAGGCGAAGAAGGTTATTTTTCGATTGCGAAGATTCTTAAAGATAAGATGCTTTATGGAACTTTTTCTGAGGAGATCAGAGAACATTTTCAACAAATTATTGAATATTTTGGCTCTTCACCGATTATCATACGGTCAAGTTCATTGCTTGAGGACGGATTTGGTAATGCTTTTGCTGGTAAGTATGAGAGTATATTTTTGGCTAACCAGGGCAGCCCCGAGCAAAGATATCTTATGTTTGCCGAGGCAGTAAGAAAAATTTATGCCAGCACCATGAGCGAGGATGCTTTAGTCTACCGGAAGCAGCGTGGTTTGGACAAGTTGGATGAGCAGATGGCGCTTTTAATACAACGAGTTTCTGGAGCCCATCATGATTGTTGTTTTTTCCCTGATCTAGCTGGGGTTGGAGTTTCACACAATACCCATGTTTGGAATAAAGATATTGACCCTAAAGCGGGAATGCTTAGGGTAGTTTTTGGGCTGGGCACTAGAGCGGTTAATCGGGTTGAAGGTGATTATCCGAGGATGGTTGCTTTAGATGATCCTTTGCGAAGGCCGTATGCCGAAAAAGACGATTTGCGAAAATTCTCACAGCACGAGGTCGATGTTATAAATACAAAAAATAATAGTTTTGAAACCATTTCATTTAATGATTTGGCTCGTAGTAATATTTATAACGATTTAAACCGCATGGCGGTTAAAGATTATGAAGCTACAGAAATGATGCGCGGTAGAAATTTAAAAGATAAGGATTACTGGATATTAACTTTAGATAAGGCTTTTAGCAAGAGTAAATTAGCCAATTCTTTTAAGAAGATACTGGAATTACTTGAGAAAAGTTATAATTATCCAGTAGAATTAGAATTTACCGTTAATTTTACTGAGGATGATTTATTTAAAATAAATGTATTACAGTGTAGACCATTACAAACAGTTGGTATCGGTAAAAGGGTCAGGATGCCTAAGAAAATACTTAAAACTGATATATTTTTTGAGTCTCAAGGGTATTTTTTCGGCGGAAATATTTCTCATAAAGTAGAAAGAATTATCTATATTGATCCGGAAGGTTACAATAAATTAGTTTTATCAGATAAGTATGAAATCGCTCGGGTTGTCGGGCGGCTCAATCGGAATCTGACTGATCGGGAGCAGTTCTATACTCTTCTTATCGGACCGGGAAGATGGGGCACAACAACTCCATCCTTGGGCGTTCCAGTAAAATTTGCCGAGATAAATAATATAGCAGTCTTAGCTGAGGTTGCATTTTCAGCTGGAAACCTTATGCCGGAATTATCTTTTGGAACCCATTTCTTTCAGGATTTAGTCGAAACTAGCATATTTTATATTGCTCTTTTTCCTGAAAATAAGGGAGTTATATTTAATAAGTCTTGGTTGATTGAGCATGATAATTTGCTCGCTAAATTAGTACCTGGTTCTGCTAAGTATAAAGATATTATTAGTGTCTATGACCTAAGCAGCGAAGATTTGAGGATAATCTCCGATGTTACTTCGCAAAGGGTTATATGTTTTTTTAGTAAAAAGGAGACGTCGTCGTGA
- a CDS encoding glutamate synthase subunit beta, with the protein MGDLRGFLKASRKEGKYRQVDERIQDFKEVRYLRPDEQSQEQASRCMDCGTPFCHWACPIGNYIPEWNDYMFKGNWEEAVKLLEATNNLPEITGRICPAICEHACVLALNSDAVTIAENELAVSEFGFRAGIIKPITVGERTGKKVAVVGSGPAGLTVATQLNRAGHRVVIFERDNQPGGILRYGIPDFKLEKSIIDRRINIWKEEGVVFKTGVDVGRDYSVEKLTTEFDAICLAGGSRVPRDLKIKGRELKGIYYAMDYLTQVNRRLSGESIPEDQIIDVSGKRVVVIGGGDTGADCLGTAHRQSAARVVQIEVMPKPLRCRSKDYPWPNYPLLLKTTSSHQEGGQRQWAVLTKQFVGKGGRLKKICCKRVEFVAADGKSCPVMQDILGSDFEIEVDIVILAIGFLHPEHAGLLSDLKVKLDKQGNVKTDNKYMTSVDKVFSAGDMRRGQSLVVWAISEGRRCAHYIDKYLIGESNLSVT; encoded by the coding sequence ATGGGTGATTTAAGAGGTTTTCTGAAGGCATCAAGAAAAGAGGGTAAGTATCGTCAGGTCGATGAGCGAATTCAGGATTTTAAAGAAGTTCGCTATCTGCGACCCGATGAGCAGTCGCAGGAGCAGGCATCACGTTGCATGGATTGTGGTACGCCTTTTTGTCATTGGGCCTGTCCGATAGGAAACTATATCCCGGAGTGGAATGATTATATGTTTAAGGGCAATTGGGAAGAAGCAGTTAAGTTATTAGAAGCGACCAACAATCTTCCAGAAATAACTGGTAGAATTTGTCCGGCTATTTGCGAGCATGCTTGCGTGTTAGCTTTGAATAGTGATGCTGTTACTATTGCTGAAAATGAGCTGGCTGTTAGTGAATTTGGTTTTAGAGCCGGGATAATTAAACCGATCACTGTAGGCGAGCGGACTGGCAAAAAAGTAGCGGTTGTTGGTTCAGGCCCAGCTGGTTTAACTGTGGCAACTCAACTAAACCGGGCCGGACACAGGGTAGTTATTTTTGAGCGCGACAATCAACCGGGAGGAATTCTTCGTTATGGTATACCTGATTTTAAACTTGAAAAGTCTATAATCGATCGGCGTATCAATATTTGGAAAGAGGAAGGGGTTGTTTTTAAGACCGGTGTTGATGTAGGAAGAGATTATTCGGTTGAAAAACTGACAACTGAATTTGATGCTATTTGTTTAGCCGGAGGCTCACGCGTTCCAAGAGATCTTAAAATAAAGGGCAGGGAACTTAAGGGTATTTATTACGCTATGGACTATTTAACCCAAGTCAACAGAAGGCTTTCCGGTGAGAGTATTCCAGAGGATCAAATTATTGATGTCTCTGGTAAAAGAGTTGTTGTTATCGGCGGAGGCGATACCGGGGCTGATTGTTTAGGGACTGCTCATCGTCAGTCGGCAGCTAGGGTTGTCCAGATAGAAGTCATGCCGAAGCCTTTACGGTGCCGTAGTAAAGATTATCCTTGGCCGAATTATCCTTTACTTTTAAAGACGACCTCAAGTCATCAGGAGGGTGGTCAACGTCAATGGGCTGTTTTGACAAAGCAATTTGTTGGCAAGGGTGGTCGCTTAAAGAAAATTTGCTGTAAAAGGGTAGAATTTGTTGCAGCTGATGGCAAGAGTTGCCCGGTTATGCAAGATATTCTCGGGAGTGATTTTGAGATTGAGGTTGATATAGTTATTTTGGCTATAGGGTTTTTACATCCGGAACATGCTGGCTTACTTAGCGATCTTAAAGTTAAACTTGACAAGCAGGGAAATGTAAAAACCGATAATAAATATATGACATCGGTTGATAAAGTTTTTTCGGCCGGAGATATGCGACGTGGCCAGTCACTGGTTGTTTGGGCTATTTCTGAAGGCAGGCGTTGTGCTCATTATATTGATAAGTATTTAATCGGAGAAAGTAACTTATCGGTTACTTAG
- the gltB gene encoding glutamate synthase large subunit — MFSNFPKTQGLYDSQFEHDSCGVGFVCNINGKKSYALIDKGIEVLERLSHRGAVGSDPNTGDGAGMLIQIPHKFLFEKCKASGINLPKANFYGTGLVFLPTDKNERDICRGIFEKKIKQEGQEFLGWRDVPVEVSVIGKGARRSMPFISQAFIGRSGELDDQLGFERKLYVIRKQIENAISVAGLKQKSFFYITNLSSRTLSYKGLLMPSQLRDFFVDLKDSSLESSLCLVHSRYSTNTFPTWDLAQPFRFLAHNGEINTLRGNINWVSARERLLVSQSFGSDIDKLKPVIVKGGSDSAALDNILELLVLSGRSIEHAMMMLIPAAWEDDKSMSSELKHFYKYHACFMEPWDGPAAVAFTDGKNIAAALDRNGLRPARYIITKNGFVVMASEVGVLDIDPAEIKLSGRLEPGKIFFIDTESGSIVDDSEIKRRVASRFPYKQWNDAGMVNFDELAIGDCNREEYEEIIYSLKAFGYSREDLRLIIKPMAESGKEPVSSMGNDTPHAFLSAKPQLLYSYFKQLFAQVTNPAIDSIREKLVMSLESYVGPEKNILEETPGHSHKLRVKNPILNDQEFQNLRDISINGFKAKTVYTFFDAASGQEGFVRALERICFETEYAIEQGYSFVILSDRGVNKDNIALPILLAVSAVHQHLVEKTIRSQVAIVVESAEPREVHHFALLIGYGADCINPYLAYGAIGYLIDKKEIFLDYQKALTNYRKALTDGILKILSKMGISTLRSYRGAQIFEALGLASDFIDKYFTGTASRIGGVSLLGVANETIERHKEAYPRRVIEKPYLASGGIYQWKKDGEFHLWNPKSIATLQDAATNNDYDRYCEFAQVINDQSANPTTLRSLFKFKKQKEIPIDKVELAKDIMKRFATGAMSFGSISRLAHETIAIAMNRIGGKSNTGEGGEDPSRFITLPNGDSRRSAIKQVASGRFGVTINYLVNADEIQIKIAQGAKPGEGGQLPGHKVSESIARTRFTTPGVTLISPPPHHDIYSIEDLAQLIFDLKNANPNARVSVKLVSELGVGTVAAGVAKGHADMILISGGDGGTGASPMSSIRYAGLPWELGLSETHQTLILNKLRSRVRIQTDGQIRTGRDVAIAALLGAEEYGFCTAVLIISGCVMLRHCHLNNCSVGVATQDDILQKRFRGRPEYIVNYFHFVVKELRQIMASLGIRTINEMIGRTDLLEMDRAIVPEKAKGLDLSRILYRPDCSNQNIKPYRKSKQAKDLGSVLDSKLIKMSEVAFKKNRPVNIVMDINNTNRATGAMLSGELSRRCGDGVLLEDTINCKFKGAAGQSFGAFLAKGITFELEGMANDYIGKGISGGKIIVYSDKRADFEPTENIIIGNTSFYGAISGEAYICGVAGERFCIRNSGLYAVVEGLGDHGCEYMTGGRVIVLGKTGRNFAAGMSGGIAYIYDQDKTFRNKCNLDMVELQEIKEKDKDVLYNLLDNHFKYTGSKRAKRVIDSMNEELKKFIRVIPIEYKRILEEAQIEEKLGLSETYDG, encoded by the coding sequence ATGTTTTCCAATTTTCCTAAAACCCAGGGTTTATATGATTCGCAGTTTGAGCATGATAGCTGTGGTGTAGGGTTTGTTTGTAATATAAACGGCAAGAAATCTTATGCTCTTATTGATAAGGGCATTGAGGTTCTTGAGCGCTTAAGTCATCGTGGAGCTGTTGGTTCAGATCCTAATACCGGGGATGGCGCCGGTATGCTTATTCAGATACCACATAAGTTTTTGTTTGAAAAATGTAAAGCTAGCGGAATTAATTTGCCAAAGGCAAATTTCTATGGTACTGGCTTAGTATTTTTACCGACCGATAAGAACGAACGAGACATTTGCCGCGGTATATTCGAAAAAAAGATTAAACAGGAAGGCCAAGAGTTTTTAGGTTGGCGTGACGTTCCGGTTGAAGTTTCAGTGATTGGCAAAGGTGCTAGGCGTAGCATGCCATTTATATCTCAGGCTTTTATTGGTAGAAGCGGGGAATTAGATGATCAGCTTGGTTTTGAACGAAAACTTTATGTTATTCGTAAACAAATCGAAAATGCAATTAGCGTAGCCGGATTAAAGCAGAAATCTTTTTTTTATATAACTAACCTGTCGTCTCGGACTTTAAGCTATAAAGGTTTGCTAATGCCTTCGCAACTACGTGATTTTTTTGTTGATTTAAAGGATAGCTCCTTAGAAAGTTCACTTTGTTTAGTCCATTCACGTTATAGTACAAATACTTTTCCTACTTGGGATTTAGCCCAACCTTTCCGTTTTTTAGCCCACAATGGCGAAATAAACACTTTACGTGGCAATATAAATTGGGTAAGCGCCAGGGAAAGGTTGTTGGTTAGTCAATCATTTGGTAGCGATATTGATAAGTTGAAACCAGTTATCGTTAAGGGTGGAAGTGATTCAGCTGCGCTCGATAACATTTTGGAGCTCTTGGTTTTGTCGGGAAGATCTATCGAGCATGCGATGATGATGTTAATCCCAGCAGCCTGGGAAGACGACAAATCAATGAGCTCGGAGCTAAAACATTTCTATAAGTATCATGCTTGTTTTATGGAGCCTTGGGATGGCCCGGCCGCTGTAGCTTTTACTGATGGAAAAAACATAGCAGCCGCTCTTGATCGAAATGGTCTCAGACCAGCTCGGTACATAATAACCAAGAATGGATTCGTGGTAATGGCATCGGAAGTTGGTGTTTTAGATATAGATCCAGCAGAAATCAAGCTTTCTGGACGGCTCGAGCCGGGAAAGATATTTTTTATTGATACTGAATCCGGCTCAATAGTAGATGATTCGGAAATTAAGCGACGGGTAGCTTCTCGTTTTCCTTACAAACAATGGAACGATGCAGGCATGGTTAATTTTGATGAATTGGCTATTGGTGATTGTAACCGAGAGGAATATGAAGAAATAATCTACAGTTTAAAAGCTTTTGGCTATTCACGTGAAGACCTTAGGTTAATTATAAAGCCTATGGCTGAAAGTGGGAAAGAACCGGTTAGCTCAATGGGTAATGATACTCCGCATGCTTTTTTATCGGCCAAACCCCAACTGCTTTATAGTTATTTTAAGCAGCTTTTTGCTCAAGTTACTAATCCGGCCATAGATTCAATTAGAGAGAAGTTAGTTATGAGTTTGGAGAGCTATGTCGGCCCGGAGAAGAATATTCTTGAGGAAACTCCGGGGCATAGTCATAAGCTTAGAGTTAAAAATCCAATATTGAATGATCAAGAGTTTCAGAATTTACGTGATATCAGTATAAATGGATTTAAAGCCAAAACAGTATATACGTTTTTTGATGCTGCCAGTGGTCAAGAAGGTTTTGTCCGAGCTCTAGAGCGAATTTGTTTTGAAACAGAATATGCCATTGAACAAGGATATTCTTTTGTTATTCTCAGCGATCGGGGAGTTAATAAAGATAATATTGCTCTTCCGATTCTTTTAGCGGTAAGCGCTGTCCACCAGCATTTGGTAGAAAAGACTATTCGTTCACAGGTGGCGATAGTTGTTGAAAGTGCTGAGCCTCGGGAAGTACACCATTTTGCCCTACTTATTGGCTATGGGGCTGATTGTATAAATCCTTACCTTGCTTATGGAGCTATTGGTTATCTGATCGATAAAAAAGAAATTTTTCTTGATTATCAAAAAGCCTTAACTAATTACCGAAAAGCTTTAACTGACGGTATCTTAAAGATACTTTCAAAGATGGGGATATCTACCTTGAGAAGTTATCGGGGCGCTCAGATATTTGAAGCTTTGGGTTTAGCTTCCGATTTTATTGACAAATATTTTACTGGTACAGCATCTCGGATTGGCGGAGTTAGCCTATTAGGGGTTGCTAACGAAACCATCGAAAGACATAAAGAGGCTTATCCTAGGAGAGTGATTGAGAAACCTTACTTGGCTAGTGGTGGAATTTACCAGTGGAAAAAAGACGGCGAGTTTCATCTTTGGAATCCAAAAAGTATAGCAACTTTACAGGACGCTGCAACTAATAATGATTATGATCGTTATTGCGAATTTGCTCAGGTTATAAACGATCAGTCAGCTAATCCAACGACTTTGAGGAGTTTGTTTAAGTTTAAGAAGCAAAAGGAAATTCCGATTGATAAGGTTGAGCTAGCTAAGGATATCATGAAACGTTTTGCTACCGGTGCCATGAGTTTTGGCTCAATAAGTAGATTGGCTCATGAAACTATTGCTATTGCTATGAATAGAATAGGTGGAAAGTCTAATACTGGTGAGGGCGGAGAGGATCCATCTAGATTTATAACTTTACCTAACGGTGATTCCAGAAGAAGTGCCATAAAACAGGTTGCTTCTGGCCGCTTTGGGGTAACTATAAATTATTTAGTTAATGCTGATGAAATACAGATAAAAATTGCCCAAGGCGCAAAGCCAGGAGAAGGCGGTCAACTTCCGGGACATAAAGTCAGTGAATCAATTGCTAGGACTAGGTTTACTACTCCGGGAGTAACTTTAATATCACCGCCACCACATCATGATATTTATTCAATTGAAGACTTAGCCCAGTTAATTTTTGATCTAAAAAATGCCAACCCTAATGCCCGGGTGAGTGTGAAGCTTGTTTCGGAGCTAGGCGTGGGCACGGTTGCTGCCGGGGTAGCTAAGGGTCACGCTGACATGATACTTATTTCAGGGGGTGATGGCGGTACTGGTGCCTCGCCAATGAGTTCAATACGTTATGCTGGGCTTCCTTGGGAGTTGGGCCTTTCTGAAACACATCAGACTTTGATACTTAACAAGCTACGTTCGAGAGTTCGCATACAGACCGATGGACAAATACGCACTGGTCGCGATGTTGCAATAGCTGCCTTATTGGGAGCCGAAGAATATGGTTTTTGTACGGCTGTCTTGATTATCAGTGGTTGTGTTATGCTCAGGCATTGCCACTTAAATAATTGTTCAGTCGGGGTAGCTACCCAGGATGATATTTTGCAGAAACGGTTTAGGGGCCGTCCGGAATATATAGTAAATTATTTTCATTTTGTCGTAAAAGAACTCCGTCAGATTATGGCAAGTTTAGGAATAAGAACTATTAATGAGATGATTGGACGTACTGATTTGCTTGAAATGGATAGGGCGATTGTTCCGGAAAAAGCAAAAGGATTGGATTTATCAAGAATTCTTTATCGTCCGGATTGCTCTAATCAAAATATCAAACCATATCGAAAGTCTAAACAGGCTAAAGATTTAGGTTCGGTTTTAGATAGTAAGCTAATAAAGATGAGTGAAGTTGCTTTTAAGAAAAATAGGCCGGTAAATATAGTTATGGATATTAATAATACCAATCGGGCTACCGGTGCAATGTTGAGCGGTGAACTTTCACGCAGATGCGGTGATGGAGTGCTCTTAGAGGACACAATTAATTGTAAGTTTAAGGGTGCAGCCGGACAAAGTTTTGGTGCATTTCTAGCTAAGGGCATTACTTTTGAATTAGAGGGGATGGCTAATGATTATATCGGAAAAGGTATATCCGGTGGAAAAATAATAGTATATTCGGATAAAAGAGCTGATTTTGAACCGACTGAGAATATAATTATCGGCAATACTAGTTTTTATGGAGCAATTTCCGGTGAGGCTTATATTTGTGGTGTAGCTGGTGAGAGGTTTTGCATAAGAAACTCCGGGTTGTATGCAGTTGTTGAAGGTCTTGGCGATCACGGTTGTGAATATATGACTGGTGGTCGAGTAATTGTTTTAGGCAAAACCGGCAGAAATTTTGCTGCTGGTATGAGTGGCGGAATAGCTTATATTTATGATCAAGATAAGACCTTTAGAAATAAATGTAATTTAGATATGGTTGAACTTCAAGAGATCAAGGAGAAGGACAAAGATGTATTGTATAATTTACTTGATAACCATTTCAAATATACCGGAAGCAAAAGAGCAAAAAGGGTTATCGATAGCATGAATGAAGAACTCAAAAAATTTATCCGGGTTATACCGATAGAGTATAAGCGCATATTAGAGGAAGCACAGATAGAGGAAAAACTTGGTTTGTCGGAGACATACGATGGGTGA
- a CDS encoding Fis family transcriptional regulator gives MKKMVEFDDIFFKAKDGEVYRMVIEAIEKPLIESVLARVDGNKLQAAKILGLNRNTLHSKIKRLGIRVKDWRS, from the coding sequence ATGAAAAAAATGGTAGAATTTGATGATATTTTTTTTAAAGCTAAAGATGGTGAAGTTTACCGAATGGTCATCGAGGCCATTGAAAAACCTTTGATTGAGTCAGTTTTAGCTCGTGTTGATGGCAATAAGCTTCAGGCGGCAAAGATTTTAGGCCTTAATAGAAACACTCTTCATTCAAAGATTAAAAGGCTGGGCATTCGTGTTAAAGACTGGAGGAGTTAA
- a CDS encoding type 1 glutamine amidotransferase, with translation MIIFIQHLGLEGPGTFGKFLESTKWDTRILDISQPKQFLEFKDGSLIKNISQIEGVVVFGGPMNVYQKREFPFLEVEEEFLRYLIREEIPVLGICLGAQLIAKALGAKVTRCENKEIGWSKVSLTEEAQADRLFRGLDERLDVFQWHEDTFELPKEAKLLAEGRACRNQAVRFSPCAWGVQFHPEMNLEMLKGWCQHYSADIDRTKLLFDYFNCQEKYIYQAKMLYLNFSRIISERKANLVV, from the coding sequence ATGATTATTTTTATACAGCATTTAGGTTTGGAAGGTCCAGGGACTTTTGGAAAGTTCCTGGAAAGCACTAAGTGGGATACTCGCATTTTGGATATAAGTCAGCCTAAACAATTTCTTGAGTTTAAAGATGGCTCGCTAATTAAAAATATTTCTCAGATTGAAGGAGTGGTTGTTTTTGGCGGGCCGATGAATGTCTACCAGAAGAGGGAGTTTCCTTTTCTTGAAGTTGAAGAGGAGTTTTTAAGGTATCTGATTAGGGAGGAAATTCCGGTTCTCGGGATATGTTTGGGAGCACAACTTATCGCTAAAGCCCTAGGAGCTAAGGTTACAAGGTGTGAAAATAAGGAAATTGGTTGGTCTAAAGTTTCTTTAACAGAGGAGGCTCAAGCCGACAGATTATTTAGGGGTTTAGACGAAAGGCTTGATGTGTTCCAATGGCATGAAGATACCTTTGAATTACCGAAGGAAGCTAAACTTTTAGCTGAGGGAAGAGCTTGCAGAAATCAGGCGGTGCGTTTTTCCCCTTGTGCTTGGGGGGTACAGTTTCATCCGGAGATGAATCTTGAGATGTTAAAAGGTTGGTGTCAACATTACTCTGCCGATATTGATAGGACTAAATTATTGTTTGATTATTTTAATTGTCAGGAAAAATATATTTATCAGGCAAAGATGCTTTACTTAAATTTTTCCCGTATTATTTCTGAAAGAAAAGCAAATTTGGTTGTCTAA
- a CDS encoding glutamine synthetase family protein: MAKKTKQDILKLVKENDVKFIRLWFTDILGQVKSFSITDNELEGALENGMGFDGSSITGYQDIEESDMIAMPDPETFAILPWRPREKAVARMICDVLNPDRTPYVGDPRYVLKRALERAKKMGFDHFYLGPELEFFYFKSENNTETLDKGGYFDLTTLDVASDLRRETVLALEKMGIHVEYSHHEVAPSQHEVDMRYQDALKMADDVITYRVVVKEIASKFGVYATFMPKPLFGENGSGMHVHQSLFKGEKNAFFDPKAEDFLSGVGHSYIAGLLKHSKEICSIFAQTTNSYKRLVPGYEAPVYIAWSRRNRSALVRVPLYHPGQEKATRCEFRAADPACNPYLTFAAMLHAGLEGIEKGYKVPNPMEKNLYHLSDSERKDQGIETLPDSLGHAVSITEESELVKKVLGEHIFPRFVELKKKEWDNYKIQVPQYELDKYLSIL; this comes from the coding sequence ATGGCTAAGAAAACAAAGCAGGATATTTTAAAACTGGTTAAGGAGAATGATGTTAAGTTTATTCGTTTATGGTTTACTGATATTCTAGGGCAGGTAAAGAGTTTTTCGATAACCGATAATGAATTAGAGGGAGCTTTAGAAAATGGTATGGGTTTTGATGGCTCTTCGATTACCGGTTATCAGGACATTGAAGAATCAGATATGATTGCTATGCCTGATCCGGAAACTTTTGCAATATTGCCTTGGCGGCCGAGGGAAAAGGCAGTTGCTCGAATGATTTGTGACGTGCTTAATCCTGATCGTACGCCATATGTTGGCGATCCGCGCTATGTTTTAAAAAGAGCCTTGGAGCGGGCTAAAAAAATGGGATTTGACCATTTCTATCTAGGTCCCGAACTAGAGTTCTTTTATTTCAAAAGCGAAAATAATACTGAAACTTTGGATAAAGGGGGTTATTTTGATCTAACCACTCTTGATGTTGCTAGTGATCTACGAAGAGAAACAGTGTTGGCTTTAGAGAAAATGGGAATTCATGTTGAGTATTCACATCATGAAGTAGCACCGTCTCAACATGAAGTAGACATGCGTTATCAAGATGCATTAAAGATGGCTGATGATGTAATAACTTATCGAGTGGTAGTAAAAGAAATCGCTAGCAAATTCGGAGTTTACGCTACTTTTATGCCTAAACCCTTATTTGGCGAAAATGGTTCTGGTATGCATGTTCATCAATCACTGTTTAAAGGCGAAAAGAACGCCTTTTTTGATCCTAAGGCTGAAGATTTTCTTTCTGGGGTTGGTCACAGCTATATAGCCGGACTTCTTAAGCATTCCAAGGAAATTTGTTCAATATTTGCTCAAACTACTAATTCTTACAAGCGGTTGGTTCCTGGTTATGAGGCTCCGGTTTATATTGCTTGGAGTCGTAGGAATCGAAGCGCCTTGGTTAGAGTTCCTTTGTACCATCCTGGTCAAGAAAAGGCTACTCGTTGTGAATTTCGGGCTGCCGATCCAGCATGTAACCCTTATCTTACCTTTGCAGCAATGCTTCATGCCGGGCTTGAAGGCATTGAAAAAGGCTATAAGGTGCCTAATCCGATGGAGAAAAATTTGTATCATCTTAGCGATTCCGAGCGAAAAGATCAAGGCATTGAGACTCTTCCGGATAGCTTGGGACATGCAGTTTCAATAACCGAAGAGAGTGAATTGGTTAAAAAGGTGCTCGGTGAACATATTTTTCCCAGGTTTGTGGAGTTAAAGAAGAAGGAGTGGGATAATTATAAAATCCAAGTTCCTCAATATGAATTGGATAAGTATCTTTCAATTTTGTAA